One Methylobacterium sp. 77 DNA window includes the following coding sequences:
- a CDS encoding metallophosphoesterase, with translation MAVWFTSDTHFGDRRALNIDRRPYPDLAAHDAGLIANWNERVAPDDTVWHLGDVALGPTDERIAQIVGALNGVKHLIVGNNDGPGTLALRDWASVGHYAEIEVEGRRLVLCHYAFRTWNGMGRGALDLHGHSHGKLAPIPRQYDVGVDVHACAPVRLAEILVSRRRNKPAEPSP, from the coding sequence ATGGCGGTCTGGTTCACCAGCGACACGCATTTCGGCGACAGGCGTGCGCTGAACATCGATCGGCGTCCCTATCCGGACCTCGCGGCCCACGATGCCGGCCTGATCGCGAACTGGAACGAGAGGGTCGCTCCCGACGACACCGTCTGGCATCTCGGCGACGTGGCGCTCGGCCCTACGGACGAGCGGATCGCGCAGATCGTCGGCGCACTCAACGGCGTCAAGCACCTCATCGTCGGCAACAACGATGGACCCGGCACGCTGGCGCTGCGGGATTGGGCCTCGGTCGGCCATTACGCCGAGATCGAGGTCGAAGGCCGGCGGCTCGTCCTGTGCCATTACGCCTTCCGGACCTGGAACGGCATGGGTCGCGGGGCGCTCGACCTGCACGGCCATTCCCATGGCAAGCTCGCCCCGATCCCGCGTCAATACGATGTCGGCGTCGACGTGCATGCCTGCGCGCCGGTTCGCCTCGCCGAGATTCTGGTCTCTCGCAGGCGCAATAAACCTGCGGAACCTTCGCCGTGA
- a CDS encoding energy transducer TonB: MSALVSTREPGPQGPTGLAAAFLVAFVLHLTVLAGMMLFGQAPKAPPGENTITIDLAPQSTEAEAQAPAEMAAAVPPPSEVTPTETPETVDEVKPPEMVEVKPPETAEIPPDETQPVTIPDTVAEVPPEDQVVTSTAEIAEPLAPPPPVVAKPPEPAKPIEVAKPKPKPKPDPRIEAKRQEQLEAKREAVQEAKREAKLKAAREASKRQAQEGAGRSQQNSASSSRQSSAGAAAAGNDPSALRQWQGALASAINGRMNRNAAAGTAGGTAVVRFTVSRSGQVLSAGLASSSGISVIDGAALAAVRGSLPAAPAGVTVSSLAVTVPMRFRPGG; encoded by the coding sequence ATGAGCGCCCTCGTCTCGACACGTGAACCCGGACCGCAAGGTCCCACGGGACTCGCTGCCGCCTTCCTCGTGGCCTTCGTGCTGCACCTGACGGTGCTGGCGGGCATGATGCTGTTCGGCCAGGCGCCCAAGGCGCCCCCCGGAGAGAACACGATCACCATCGATCTCGCTCCGCAATCGACGGAAGCGGAAGCCCAGGCGCCCGCCGAGATGGCGGCGGCGGTGCCGCCTCCGTCCGAGGTGACGCCCACCGAGACGCCGGAGACCGTGGACGAGGTGAAGCCCCCCGAAATGGTGGAGGTGAAGCCCCCCGAGACCGCCGAAATCCCGCCCGACGAGACCCAGCCGGTCACGATTCCGGACACCGTCGCCGAGGTTCCGCCGGAAGATCAGGTCGTCACCTCCACCGCCGAGATCGCGGAGCCACTCGCCCCGCCGCCTCCGGTGGTGGCCAAGCCGCCCGAGCCGGCAAAGCCCATCGAGGTCGCCAAACCGAAGCCCAAGCCCAAGCCCGACCCACGGATCGAGGCCAAGCGGCAGGAGCAGCTGGAAGCCAAGCGCGAGGCCGTTCAGGAGGCGAAGCGCGAAGCCAAGCTGAAGGCGGCGCGCGAAGCCAGCAAGCGCCAGGCCCAGGAGGGCGCCGGCCGCTCGCAGCAGAACTCGGCCTCGTCCTCGCGCCAGAGCAGCGCCGGCGCGGCCGCCGCCGGCAACGATCCGAGCGCCCTGCGCCAATGGCAGGGGGCGCTGGCCTCTGCCATCAACGGCCGCATGAACCGCAACGCCGCCGCGGGCACCGCGGGCGGAACCGCGGTGGTGCGCTTCACCGTCTCGCGGTCGGGTCAGGTGCTGAGTGCCGGCCTCGCCAGCAGCAGCGGCATCAGCGTGATCGACGGCGCGGCGCTCGCCGCCGTACGGGGCTCGCTGCCGGCAGCGCCTGCCGGCGTCACCGTGAGCAGCCTCGCCGTCACCGTTCCCATGCGCTTCCGGCCCGGCGGCTGA
- the tolR gene encoding protein TolR: MAMGSIRASGGDDDDDLDSAPMSEINVTPMVDVMLVLLIIFMVAAPLMTTGVPVQLPKTTAAKVAQAKKPVEISIDKEGKPFLAKDELTPETIMPRLKALAAEDPTQVMLVRGDKDVPYGKIMEVMGLVGQAGFTKVSLIAQSPGGALPAAPAASGASR; the protein is encoded by the coding sequence ATGGCAATGGGTTCGATCCGCGCCAGCGGCGGCGACGACGATGACGACCTCGATTCCGCGCCGATGTCCGAGATCAACGTCACCCCGATGGTGGACGTGATGCTGGTGCTGCTGATCATCTTCATGGTCGCGGCCCCCCTGATGACGACGGGCGTGCCGGTGCAATTGCCCAAGACCACCGCCGCCAAGGTCGCGCAGGCGAAGAAGCCCGTCGAGATCTCCATCGACAAGGAAGGCAAGCCCTTCCTGGCGAAGGACGAGCTGACGCCCGAGACGATCATGCCGCGCCTGAAGGCGCTGGCGGCCGAAGACCCGACCCAGGTGATGCTGGTGCGCGGCGACAAGGACGTGCCCTACGGCAAGATCATGGAGGTGATGGGCCTCGTCGGGCAGGCCGGGTTCACCAAGGTGTCCCTGATCGCGCAATCGCCGGGCGGAGCGCTTCCGGCGGCTCCCGCCGCGAGTGGAGCATCGCGGTAG
- a CDS encoding MotA/TolQ/ExbB proton channel family protein: MDPTSAPAAAAHDFSFIGLFLQADPIVKSVMILLVIASIACWTVVFEKLVRFAAAKRQARNFDTLVRSGGSLEATGSGIDASIVQAGLEAWRDQDATETRAERRDRIERAMRAALTLRVKRLQGGLPLLATSGSTAPFIGLFGTVWGIMNSFSSIAQSQDTSLAVVAPGIAEALFATAIGLIVAIPAVMAYNKLTNDLGRVQSAFVAGIGILGNRLARDRKGVPHAAAAE, translated from the coding sequence ATGGATCCGACCTCCGCGCCGGCCGCCGCCGCCCACGACTTTTCCTTCATCGGCCTGTTCCTTCAGGCCGACCCGATCGTCAAAAGCGTCATGATCCTGCTCGTGATCGCCTCGATCGCCTGCTGGACGGTGGTGTTCGAGAAGCTCGTCCGCTTCGCCGCAGCCAAGCGTCAGGCCAGGAACTTCGACACGCTGGTGCGTTCGGGCGGCTCGCTCGAAGCCACGGGTTCGGGGATCGATGCGAGCATCGTGCAGGCGGGCCTCGAAGCCTGGCGTGACCAGGATGCCACCGAGACCCGCGCCGAGCGTCGCGACCGCATCGAGCGCGCCATGCGGGCCGCCCTGACGCTCCGGGTGAAGCGGCTCCAGGGCGGTCTGCCTCTGTTGGCGACCTCCGGCTCCACGGCCCCCTTCATCGGCCTGTTCGGCACGGTCTGGGGCATCATGAACTCGTTCTCGTCCATCGCGCAGAGCCAGGACACCTCGCTCGCCGTGGTGGCTCCCGGCATCGCGGAGGCACTCTTCGCCACGGCGATCGGCCTCATCGTCGCGATCCCGGCGGTGATGGCCTACAACAAGCTGACCAACGATCTCGGCCGCGTGCAATCCGCCTTCGTCGCCGGCATCGGCATCCTCGGCAATCGTCTCGCCCGAGACCGCAAGGGCGTCCCGCACGCCGCAGCCGCCGAGTAG
- a CDS encoding Hsp20 family protein, with protein sequence MTTRPSPFGHPFLLGFDEIEQALDRVSKAANDGYPPYNIERVARSDDEPERLRITLAVAGFTRDQLDVMLEENQLVVRGRQVDDKARQFLHRGIAARQFQRAFLLADGMEVMGADLSNGLLSIDLTRPEPERIVRKIAIASRDDI encoded by the coding sequence GTGACGACACGGCCCTCTCCGTTCGGACATCCGTTTCTACTCGGCTTCGACGAGATCGAGCAGGCGCTCGACCGTGTGTCGAAAGCGGCCAATGACGGGTATCCGCCCTACAATATCGAGCGCGTGGCCCGCTCGGACGACGAGCCCGAACGGCTCCGGATCACCCTCGCGGTGGCCGGGTTCACCCGAGACCAGCTCGATGTGATGCTGGAAGAGAACCAGCTCGTGGTGCGGGGGCGTCAGGTCGACGACAAGGCGCGGCAGTTCTTGCACCGGGGCATCGCGGCCCGCCAGTTCCAGCGTGCCTTCCTCCTTGCCGACGGCATGGAGGTGATGGGTGCGGACCTCTCGAACGGCCTTCTCTCCATCGATCTGACCCGGCCGGAACCGGAACGGATCGTCCGAAAGATTGCCATCGCGTCCCGCGACGACATCTGA
- a CDS encoding DUF1150 domain-containing protein: MTDFNPNPITQADLDPADFNAADLAALGEGHIAYVRPIRSDEVKRLFPQAPDLTPGMDLFALLSASGSPILLADSRDVIVANAMANDLFAVSLH; the protein is encoded by the coding sequence ATGACCGATTTCAATCCGAACCCGATCACACAGGCCGATCTCGACCCCGCCGATTTCAACGCTGCCGATCTCGCGGCCCTGGGCGAAGGCCACATCGCCTATGTCCGGCCGATCCGCTCCGACGAGGTGAAGCGGCTGTTCCCGCAGGCCCCTGACCTGACGCCGGGCATGGACCTGTTCGCGCTGCTCTCGGCCAGCGGCAGTCCGATCCTCCTCGCCGATTCGCGCGACGTGATCGTCGCCAATGCGATGGCCAACGACCTGTTCGCGGTCAGCCTTCACTAG
- a CDS encoding alpha/beta hydrolase — translation MDSASSQAPLFITVGEGEPARRLAVQIREGDGPTLVWLGGFRSDMGATKAMVLDAWARDNGRALVRFDYTGHGESEGEFADATISTWLEDAMAVLDATVKGPAILVGSSMGGWIACLAARARARRGDAALAGMVLIAPALDFTQSLMWERFPRGIREIMERDGVWMRPTEYGPEPVPTTMALIEDGRRHLLLGGPIDPGCPVHILQGMQDPDVPYAHALATVERLPAPGTVLTLIADGDHRLSRPQDLARLLAAVAEIGRAAPSA, via the coding sequence ATGGACTCAGCGAGCAGCCAAGCGCCCCTCTTCATCACGGTGGGAGAGGGTGAGCCCGCGCGCCGCCTCGCGGTGCAAATCCGCGAGGGAGACGGGCCTACCCTGGTCTGGCTCGGGGGCTTCCGCTCCGATATGGGCGCGACCAAGGCGATGGTCCTCGATGCCTGGGCGCGGGACAATGGCCGCGCCCTCGTCCGGTTCGACTATACCGGGCACGGCGAATCGGAGGGCGAATTCGCCGATGCGACGATCTCGACCTGGCTCGAAGACGCCATGGCCGTGCTCGATGCGACGGTGAAGGGTCCGGCGATCCTCGTCGGGTCGTCGATGGGCGGCTGGATCGCCTGCCTCGCCGCCAGGGCACGCGCGCGCCGCGGCGATGCCGCGCTCGCCGGAATGGTGCTGATCGCCCCCGCGCTCGATTTCACGCAGAGCCTGATGTGGGAGCGCTTCCCGCGAGGCATCCGCGAGATCATGGAGCGGGACGGCGTGTGGATGCGGCCCACGGAATACGGGCCGGAGCCGGTGCCCACGACGATGGCGCTGATCGAGGACGGACGCCGGCACCTGCTTCTCGGCGGCCCGATCGATCCGGGTTGCCCGGTGCACATCCTCCAGGGCATGCAGGATCCCGACGTGCCCTACGCCCACGCGCTCGCGACGGTGGAACGGCTGCCGGCACCCGGCACCGTCCTCACCCTCATCGCCGATGGCGACCACCGCCTGTCGCGTCCGCAGGATCTCGCGCGGCTGCTGGCGGCGGTGGCCGAGATCGGCCGAGCGGCACCGTCTGCTTAG
- a CDS encoding glycosyltransferase family 4 protein yields MGDVSGGERFGAGFPSEAQPLAGATILQIIPALDAGGAERTTVDVAAALAAVGARALVATEGGRLVGEMQAKGGTWLPFPAASKNPLAMALNVGRLAGLCRREGVEIIHARSRAPAWVALGAARRLKIPYVTTYHGSYSGRTGVKVLYNSVMARGDVVIANSHYTADLIRMLHPEQAGDRVRVVHRGTDLAQFSPGAVAPARVEALRRSWGVAPHQRVVLLAARLTAWKGQRVLIEAASVLRDRGIADVSFVLAGDPQGRSAYERELDALIEARGLREIVLRVGHCTDMPAAFRAASVVAVPSVEPEAFGRSAVEAQALGTPVVVSDLGAVPETVLAPPEVPAAQRTGWRVPPGDAPALAEALLEALNLGASARDAMTRRGRAHVEAHFSLDGMVGATLDVYAGLLAGRPR; encoded by the coding sequence ATTGGCGACGTGAGCGGCGGCGAGCGATTCGGCGCCGGCTTCCCGAGCGAGGCGCAGCCGCTGGCGGGCGCGACGATCCTCCAGATCATCCCGGCCCTCGACGCGGGCGGGGCCGAGCGCACCACCGTGGACGTGGCCGCCGCCCTCGCGGCCGTGGGCGCGCGGGCTCTGGTGGCGACGGAGGGCGGACGGCTCGTCGGCGAGATGCAGGCCAAGGGTGGAACCTGGCTGCCCTTCCCGGCCGCCTCCAAGAACCCGCTCGCCATGGCGCTGAATGTCGGGCGGCTCGCCGGCCTGTGCCGGCGGGAGGGGGTCGAGATCATTCATGCCCGCTCGCGGGCGCCGGCCTGGGTCGCACTCGGAGCGGCCCGCAGGCTGAAGATCCCCTACGTCACCACCTATCACGGCAGCTATTCGGGGCGGACCGGGGTGAAGGTGCTCTACAATTCGGTGATGGCGCGCGGCGACGTGGTCATCGCCAATTCGCATTACACCGCCGACCTCATCCGCATGCTGCACCCCGAGCAGGCCGGCGACCGGGTCCGTGTGGTTCATCGCGGCACCGATCTCGCCCAGTTCTCTCCCGGCGCCGTGGCGCCGGCCCGGGTCGAGGCCCTGCGCCGGTCCTGGGGCGTCGCCCCGCATCAGCGGGTCGTTCTCCTCGCCGCCCGGCTCACCGCCTGGAAGGGGCAGCGCGTGCTGATCGAGGCCGCCTCGGTCCTGCGAGACCGCGGCATTGCCGATGTCTCCTTCGTCCTGGCCGGCGATCCACAGGGACGCTCGGCCTACGAGCGCGAACTCGATGCGCTGATCGAGGCGCGCGGATTGCGCGAGATCGTCCTGCGGGTCGGCCATTGCACCGACATGCCGGCTGCCTTCCGCGCGGCCTCGGTGGTCGCGGTTCCGTCCGTCGAGCCGGAGGCCTTCGGGCGTTCCGCGGTGGAGGCCCAGGCCCTCGGTACGCCGGTGGTGGTCTCGGATCTCGGCGCCGTGCCGGAGACGGTGCTCGCCCCGCCGGAAGTGCCGGCGGCGCAGCGCACCGGCTGGCGGGTGCCGCCCGGCGATGCGCCGGCCCTGGCCGAGGCCCTGCTGGAGGCGCTCAACCTCGGGGCGAGCGCGCGCGACGCCATGACCCGGCGCGGACGCGCCCATGTGGAGGCGCATTTCTCCCTCGACGGCATGGTGGGTGCCACCCTCGACGTCTATGCCGGGCTCCTCGCCGGCCGTCCCCGGTGA
- the infC gene encoding translation initiation factor IF-3, producing the protein MPAPQKDGPRANRDIRGVREVQLIDDTGQNRGVVAFFDALTLAEEAGLDLVEIAPNSVPPVCKLLDYGRFRFNEQKKQNEARKKQKTVEVKEIKLRPGIDKHDYDTKMKAVIRFFEEGDKVKVTLRFRGREMAHQDIGLRLLERVKNETQEIAKVESEPMLEGRQMIMILAPR; encoded by the coding sequence ATGCCGGCCCCGCAGAAGGACGGGCCGCGCGCCAATCGGGACATCCGTGGTGTCCGCGAAGTGCAGCTCATCGATGATACCGGGCAGAACCGCGGTGTCGTTGCCTTCTTCGACGCGCTCACCCTTGCCGAAGAGGCGGGCCTCGATCTCGTGGAGATCGCGCCGAACTCCGTTCCTCCCGTCTGTAAGCTTCTCGATTACGGCCGCTTCCGCTTCAACGAACAGAAGAAGCAGAACGAGGCCCGCAAGAAGCAGAAGACGGTCGAGGTCAAGGAGATCAAGCTCCGGCCGGGCATCGACAAGCACGACTACGACACCAAGATGAAGGCCGTCATCCGCTTCTTCGAAGAAGGCGACAAGGTGAAGGTGACCCTTCGCTTCCGTGGCCGCGAGATGGCCCACCAGGATATCGGACTGCGCCTGCTCGAACGGGTGAAGAACGAGACCCAGGAGATCGCCAAGGTGGAAAGCGAGCCGATGCTCGAAGGCCGCCAGATGATCATGATCCTGGCGCCGCGCTGA
- a CDS encoding glycogen debranching N-terminal domain-containing protein, with protein sequence MAANTSTATTQDGPSANGLGQGFQDADEVLPQYHIEAQTSLVERPLRSLKYGEAFAVLDSYGDIGVLPGPEGLYFQDTRYLSRLGFTVEDQRPLLLSSVMQDDNGALSVDMTTPDIRIDAHDETTIPRELIAIERTKFLFKGACYDRIGLRNYDSRHWHLKVGVTFDADFRDLFEVRGMDRPVRGKRSVQVASGSEVQFRYVGLDEVVRTTSLHFGPKPKHIEPGRAEFEVSLPPGGRASLFIRVVCESHRAFTSAPAAEKVGEDAAAGLSQAAGSGAGARHPKGLGEGVIFARAYRDARRDLRQLTAGITTIISSNDQFNEAACRATADLYMLASRTPEGIYPFAGIPWYSTVFGRDGIITAMMALWIDPNFAKGVLRYLASTQAKATDPAADAQPGKVLHETRRGEMAMLGEVPFRHYYGTIDGTPLFVMLAYEYYAVTGDRETIARIWPALELAVEWMNKYGDRDGDGFVEYARDTDKGLENQGWKDSHDSIFHTDGQLAKGPIALCEVQGYVYAAKNGMAKLATLLGHDAFAARLGDEARHLRESFDKAFWCEEIGTYALALDGAKKQCAVRSSNAGHALFTGIALPERAASVAANLLSKDGFNGWGVRTIARGEARYNPMSYHNGSIWPHDNALVAMGLARYDLKPEASRIFQGMFDTALYQDQKRLPELFCGFMRRNQRGPVSYPVACSPQAWAAAAPFAFLSACIGLEIQHDRNRIRLRNPTLPDFLEGVSIFNLKLGESRIDLRVQRYGSDVTVNVLRRVGDAQVSVVK encoded by the coding sequence ATGGCGGCGAACACTTCCACGGCGACGACACAGGATGGTCCCAGCGCGAACGGCTTGGGACAGGGCTTCCAGGATGCCGACGAGGTGCTGCCGCAATATCATATCGAGGCGCAGACCTCGCTGGTCGAGCGGCCGTTACGGTCGCTGAAATACGGCGAGGCTTTCGCCGTCCTCGACAGCTACGGCGATATCGGCGTGCTTCCCGGCCCCGAAGGTCTGTACTTCCAGGATACGCGCTACCTGTCGCGCCTCGGTTTCACCGTCGAGGATCAGCGGCCGCTGCTGCTCTCCTCGGTGATGCAGGACGATAACGGCGCGCTCAGCGTCGACATGACGACGCCGGACATCCGCATCGATGCCCATGACGAGACCACCATCCCGCGCGAACTGATCGCGATCGAGCGGACCAAGTTCCTGTTCAAGGGCGCCTGCTACGACCGGATCGGCCTGCGCAATTACGATTCGCGACATTGGCACCTGAAGGTCGGCGTGACCTTCGACGCCGATTTCCGCGACCTGTTCGAGGTGCGCGGCATGGACCGCCCGGTCCGCGGCAAGCGCAGCGTCCAGGTGGCCAGCGGATCGGAGGTCCAGTTCCGCTATGTCGGCCTCGACGAGGTGGTGCGCACCACGAGCCTGCATTTCGGGCCGAAGCCGAAACATATCGAGCCGGGCCGCGCCGAGTTCGAGGTCTCGCTTCCGCCGGGCGGCCGGGCGTCGCTGTTCATCCGCGTCGTCTGCGAATCGCACCGGGCCTTCACCAGCGCGCCTGCCGCCGAGAAGGTCGGCGAGGACGCCGCCGCGGGCCTGTCCCAGGCGGCCGGAAGCGGCGCCGGCGCGCGCCATCCGAAGGGGCTCGGAGAAGGCGTGATCTTCGCCCGCGCCTATCGCGATGCGCGCCGGGACCTGCGCCAGCTCACGGCCGGCATCACCACGATCATCTCATCGAACGACCAGTTCAACGAGGCGGCCTGCCGCGCCACCGCCGACCTCTACATGCTGGCGAGCCGCACGCCGGAGGGCATCTACCCCTTCGCCGGCATCCCCTGGTACTCCACCGTCTTCGGCCGCGACGGCATCATCACCGCGATGATGGCGCTCTGGATTGACCCGAATTTCGCCAAGGGCGTCCTGCGCTACCTCGCCTCGACCCAGGCCAAGGCGACGGACCCCGCCGCCGACGCGCAGCCCGGCAAGGTGCTGCACGAGACCCGTCGCGGTGAGATGGCGATGCTCGGCGAGGTGCCGTTCCGGCACTATTACGGGACGATCGACGGCACGCCGCTCTTCGTCATGCTGGCCTACGAGTATTACGCCGTCACCGGCGACCGCGAGACCATCGCCAGGATCTGGCCGGCGCTCGAACTCGCCGTCGAATGGATGAACAAATACGGCGACCGGGACGGCGACGGCTTCGTCGAATATGCCCGCGATACCGACAAGGGCCTCGAGAATCAGGGCTGGAAGGACAGCCACGACTCGATCTTCCATACCGACGGGCAGCTCGCCAAAGGCCCGATCGCGCTCTGCGAGGTCCAGGGCTACGTCTATGCCGCCAAGAACGGCATGGCCAAGCTCGCTACCCTTCTCGGCCATGACGCGTTCGCCGCCCGTCTCGGCGACGAGGCCCGTCACCTGCGCGAGAGCTTCGACAAGGCCTTCTGGTGCGAGGAGATCGGCACCTATGCGCTGGCCCTCGACGGGGCGAAGAAGCAATGCGCCGTGCGCTCGTCCAATGCCGGTCACGCCCTCTTCACCGGCATCGCCCTGCCGGAGCGTGCCGCCAGCGTCGCCGCCAACCTCCTGTCGAAGGACGGATTCAACGGCTGGGGCGTGCGCACGATCGCGCGCGGTGAGGCTCGGTACAACCCGATGTCCTACCATAACGGCTCGATCTGGCCGCACGACAACGCCCTGGTCGCGATGGGCCTCGCCCGCTACGACCTGAAGCCGGAAGCGTCCCGCATCTTCCAGGGCATGTTCGATACCGCCCTCTACCAAGACCAGAAGCGGCTGCCGGAGCTGTTCTGCGGCTTCATGCGTCGCAACCAGCGCGGACCGGTCTCCTACCCGGTGGCCTGCTCGCCCCAGGCTTGGGCGGCGGCGGCACCGTTCGCCTTCCTCTCGGCCTGTATCGGCCTCGAGATCCAGCACGACCGCAACCGCATCCGACTGCGCAATCCGACCCTGCCGGACTTCCTCGAAGGCGTCTCGATCTTCAACCTGAAGCTCGGCGAATCACGGATCGACCTGCGGGTCCAGCGCTACGGCAGTGACGTCACCGTCAACGTGCTGCGGCGCGTCGGCGACGCACAGGTCTCGGTGGTGAAGTAG